A single Klebsiella variicola DNA region contains:
- a CDS encoding amino acid ABC transporter permease → MNNNPLFNWQDIAGILPKLLENLPVTLGITLASLLLGLTIALLIVLLQFSRFKPLSAVANGYTDILRGAPLALLILLFFFGGKLILTALALPPLWISDTTFAVLSISVSISPYFAEMMRSAWRAVDTGQKEAIISLNIPWHKGMLRIIFPQGLIIAIPVFGNLLINLVKMTSLVNIIGIVDIFGRAQKISQNSYGSKQVAAFISVIIVYWVLNSIILYFTTRIEKKYQFLLE, encoded by the coding sequence ATGAACAATAACCCGCTCTTTAACTGGCAGGATATCGCCGGAATATTGCCGAAACTGCTGGAAAATTTACCCGTGACCCTCGGGATAACGCTGGCCTCACTGCTGCTTGGTTTGACGATCGCGCTGCTGATTGTGCTGCTGCAGTTTAGTCGCTTTAAGCCGCTTAGCGCGGTGGCAAACGGGTATACCGACATTCTGCGTGGCGCCCCCCTGGCGCTGCTGATCCTGCTGTTTTTCTTCGGCGGAAAATTAATTTTGACTGCGCTGGCGCTGCCGCCGCTATGGATTAGCGATACCACCTTTGCGGTGTTGTCTATTTCGGTCAGCATCAGTCCCTATTTTGCAGAAATGATGCGCTCCGCGTGGCGTGCGGTGGATACCGGCCAGAAAGAAGCCATCATCAGCCTCAATATTCCCTGGCATAAGGGAATGCTGCGGATTATTTTTCCCCAGGGGCTCATTATTGCCATTCCCGTTTTTGGTAATCTTTTAATTAACCTCGTGAAGATGACCTCACTGGTCAATATTATTGGTATTGTAGATATTTTTGGCCGTGCACAAAAGATTTCGCAAAATAGCTATGGGTCTAAACAGGTTGCGGCGTTTATTAGTGTTATTATCGTTTACTGGGTGCTGAATAGTATTATTCTCTATTTTACCACTCGTATTGAAAAGAAGTATCAGTTCCTGCTGGAGTGA
- a CDS encoding amino acid ABC transporter permease, producing the protein MFSLAFIRDNFTFILSALPVTLVITLLSLLFSTLLGAALAWVIIRQVPGVQWGAKVFLSFSRSVPVLVMLYFFFYVWPWIAAGLFGGPQDNMYHYKLSPLVAAVTALSLIFSAYFAETFRAGWNAVDKGQREAAWSIGLSGFTQFRRIIFPQAAVSALPNFTSVLIDLIKDTSLVYTITVIDLMAKANIAAARGFHFVEAYCVVLVIYIALCLAIARALRSVERFLRARWQGNVQKSVPRLSFWGRYFEK; encoded by the coding sequence ATGTTTAGCCTGGCATTCATTCGGGACAATTTTACGTTTATTTTAAGCGCGCTGCCGGTCACCCTGGTGATAACGTTATTGTCCTTACTCTTTTCCACCCTGCTGGGCGCGGCGCTGGCGTGGGTGATTATTCGTCAGGTTCCCGGGGTTCAATGGGGGGCGAAGGTATTTCTCTCCTTTAGCCGTTCGGTCCCGGTACTGGTGATGCTGTATTTCTTTTTTTACGTCTGGCCATGGATAGCCGCTGGGCTGTTTGGCGGCCCGCAGGACAATATGTACCACTATAAACTCTCGCCACTGGTGGCGGCGGTCACCGCGCTATCGCTGATTTTCAGCGCGTATTTCGCCGAAACCTTTCGCGCAGGCTGGAACGCGGTTGATAAGGGGCAGCGCGAGGCCGCATGGTCAATTGGGCTAAGCGGGTTCACGCAGTTCCGACGCATTATTTTTCCGCAGGCGGCAGTATCCGCACTGCCGAACTTCACCAGCGTGCTGATCGATCTGATTAAAGACACCTCGCTGGTTTACACCATCACCGTTATTGATCTGATGGCGAAAGCCAATATCGCCGCCGCGCGCGGGTTTCATTTTGTCGAAGCCTATTGCGTCGTGCTGGTGATTTATATCGCGCTGTGCCTGGCAATTGCCAGAGCATTGCGCAGTGTAGAACGGTTTCTGCGCGCCCGCTGGCAAGGAAACGTACAAAAGAGTGTTCCACGGTTATCATTTTGGGGAAGGTATTTTGAAAAATAA
- a CDS encoding transporter substrate-binding domain-containing protein, with amino-acid sequence MKNKILLVSALTLAMGINAAQAVEKSPHAKTIEVVVNANGFPFSFVDDNNNITGYDGDLLKVLDQRLTDYTFHFNAVSRDAMIVGLSTGAYTLAADHFYLTKERAEKYDHSGEPTGISDLRLIVRNDENDIHQLGDLASGKKKLVPIHTSDARYTVIENYNKKHPGQQINLQPNGEQSAADIFKAVASGEYDTAIYPIGALLALNKALNLNLKASDSVGLFPNVYLYKKNTDPQLIKAIDAQLVALKKDGTLAELSRKWYAEDVYALPGASDVKVNTDWE; translated from the coding sequence TTGAAAAATAAAATTTTACTGGTGAGTGCGCTGACGTTGGCAATGGGAATTAACGCCGCACAGGCGGTTGAAAAAAGTCCGCACGCGAAGACGATTGAGGTTGTCGTTAACGCTAACGGTTTTCCCTTTAGCTTTGTGGACGATAACAACAATATTACCGGCTACGATGGCGATCTGTTAAAGGTGCTGGACCAGCGGTTAACCGACTATACGTTTCATTTTAATGCGGTCTCGCGCGACGCGATGATCGTCGGCCTGTCGACCGGCGCGTATACCCTTGCGGCGGATCACTTTTATCTCACCAAAGAGCGGGCGGAAAAATATGACCACTCCGGCGAGCCGACCGGGATCAGCGATTTACGCCTGATTGTACGTAACGATGAGAACGATATTCATCAACTCGGCGATCTCGCCAGCGGTAAGAAAAAGCTGGTGCCGATTCACACCTCCGACGCCCGTTATACGGTGATTGAAAACTACAACAAAAAACATCCAGGCCAACAAATTAACCTGCAGCCCAACGGCGAGCAGTCCGCCGCCGATATCTTTAAAGCGGTCGCTTCCGGGGAATACGATACGGCGATTTATCCCATTGGTGCGCTACTGGCGTTAAATAAGGCGCTAAATCTCAATCTGAAAGCTTCGGATTCCGTCGGCCTGTTTCCTAACGTCTATTTGTATAAAAAAAATACCGACCCGCAGTTGATCAAAGCGATTGATGCGCAGTTGGTTGCCCTGAAAAAAGACGGCACGCTCGCTGAGCTCTCACGGAAATGGTACGCCGAAGATGTGTATGCCCTGCCGGGCGCCAGCGACGTCAAAGTGAATACCGACTGGGAATAA
- a CDS encoding L-2-amino-thiazoline-4-carboxylic acid hydrolase, with translation MTQISSEPAHNAATLNDEVTLALRAITEKRAATIGYLLDESRQRHIADDFAREAIRHYGRDIGHKLRAQMRDRQDLQEFAGLFTRGLESQVYEMEPVSASRAEFIVLFHYCPYVNCWRQQGRGASEIETLCDICMEGDHALTDAFPGLRLEVQTALARGDAACRLRFYQSESHEAEWQP, from the coding sequence ATGACGCAAATAAGCTCGGAGCCGGCGCATAACGCCGCCACCTTAAACGATGAGGTGACCCTGGCGCTGCGCGCCATTACTGAAAAACGCGCGGCTACCATCGGTTACCTGTTGGACGAAAGCCGACAACGTCATATCGCGGATGATTTTGCGCGTGAAGCCATACGTCACTATGGCCGCGATATCGGGCATAAGCTGCGTGCGCAAATGCGCGATCGCCAGGATTTGCAGGAGTTTGCCGGGCTGTTTACCCGCGGTCTGGAATCTCAGGTTTATGAGATGGAGCCCGTTAGCGCCAGCCGGGCTGAATTTATCGTCCTGTTTCACTACTGTCCTTACGTTAACTGCTGGCGGCAGCAGGGGCGGGGCGCCAGCGAAATTGAGACGCTATGCGATATCTGCATGGAAGGCGATCATGCGTTAACCGACGCGTTTCCGGGGCTGCGTTTAGAGGTGCAGACCGCGCTGGCTCGCGGTGATGCCGCCTGTCGGCTGCGTTTTTATCAGTCAGAGTCGCATGAGGCGGAATGGCAACCTTAA
- a CDS encoding pyrroline-5-carboxylate reductase family protein, translating into MAKVHFIGAGQMTEAIIRASLSNGTLRADAISLEDIDSARIEALHSRYRLSGDGGLSEASLLVLGIRPQDDLAAVASRVRAQLNGSTTVVSLIAGVTLEKLASLFGETTPIARTIPNTLTDTGFGYSGVTLNAHASAAEIEPFLRGFGKVLYLPERLIDVFTGFGVAGPNYIYYFIESLTDAGVLAGLSRPQATEVVLENLLGAVEMLRQSQKHPRQLLDINNSPAGVGIHALYELNNSDFAAGLQRSVLAAVRRTRELGQR; encoded by the coding sequence ATGGCAAAGGTCCATTTTATTGGTGCCGGACAGATGACGGAGGCGATTATTCGCGCGTCATTAAGCAACGGTACGCTGCGGGCGGACGCGATCTCGCTGGAGGATATCGACAGCGCGCGAATCGAGGCTTTGCACTCCCGCTATCGGTTGTCGGGCGACGGTGGCTTAAGCGAGGCCTCTTTGCTGGTGCTGGGGATCCGTCCGCAGGACGATCTGGCGGCGGTGGCGAGCCGCGTGCGCGCCCAGCTAAACGGCTCGACGACGGTGGTTTCTCTGATCGCGGGAGTGACCCTGGAAAAGCTGGCCTCCCTGTTTGGTGAGACAACGCCGATTGCCAGGACGATCCCCAATACCCTGACCGATACCGGATTTGGCTATAGCGGCGTAACCTTAAACGCCCACGCCAGCGCGGCTGAGATCGAGCCGTTTCTGCGCGGTTTTGGCAAAGTGCTGTATTTGCCAGAGCGGTTGATCGATGTCTTTACCGGTTTTGGCGTCGCGGGGCCTAACTATATTTACTACTTTATTGAGTCGCTTACCGATGCCGGCGTACTGGCGGGGCTGTCGCGGCCTCAGGCGACGGAGGTGGTGCTGGAGAACCTCCTCGGCGCGGTCGAGATGCTGCGCCAAAGCCAGAAGCATCCGCGTCAGCTTCTGGATATCAATAATTCACCGGCGGGAGTCGGGATCCACGCTCTGTATGAGCTGAACAACAGTGACTTTGCCGCAGGCCTTCAGCGCAGCGTACTGGCGGCGGTCAGGCGTACCCGTGAACTGGGACAGCGCTAA
- the yejM gene encoding LPS biosynthesis-modulating metalloenzyme YejM, which translates to MVTLRQPYREKVSQMVSWGHWFALFNMLLAMVLGSRYLFVADWPTTLAGRLFSYVSLVGHFSFLVFTSYVLILFPLTFIVVSQRLMRFLSVILATAGMTLLLIDSEVFTRFHLHLNPVVWELVINPDQNEMARDWQLMFISVPVIFLIEMLFATWSWQKLRSLTRRRHYARPVAWFFFLSFISSHLVYIWADANFYRPITMQRANLPLSYPMTARRFLEKHGLLDAQDYQRRLVEQGAPEAVSVQYPLSNLRYRDLGAGYNVLLITVDNLNYSRFEKTMPALAAFAKENVNFTQHMSSGNTADSGLFGLFYGISPGYMDGVLSARIPAALITALNQQGYQLGLFSSDGFSSPLYRQALLSDFSLPSAKTQSDEQTANQWIGWLDRYAQDENRWFSWISLNGTTLDDTQQQGFVRRYSKAAGDVDAQIDRVLTALRAAGKLDNTVVIITGGHGKPLNVKHDSFDWSREQLQVPLVIHWPGTPAQEIATLTDNKDVMTTLMQRLLHVSTPANEYSQGEDLFSAARRRNWVTAANGDTLAITTPTITVVLNHNGTYTTWSRDGEKIKDQKPQLSLLLQVLTDEKRFIAN; encoded by the coding sequence ATGGTGACTCTACGTCAGCCCTACCGAGAAAAAGTCTCCCAGATGGTCAGCTGGGGGCACTGGTTCGCCCTGTTCAACATGTTGTTGGCCATGGTGCTCGGCAGCCGCTATCTTTTTGTCGCCGACTGGCCGACGACGCTTGCCGGACGGCTTTTTTCGTACGTCAGTCTCGTCGGACACTTCAGCTTCCTGGTGTTTACCAGCTATGTGCTGATCCTCTTCCCGTTGACCTTTATCGTGGTCTCGCAGCGCCTGATGCGCTTCCTGTCGGTGATCCTTGCCACCGCCGGGATGACGCTGCTGCTGATAGATAGCGAGGTCTTCACCCGCTTCCATCTTCACTTAAACCCGGTCGTCTGGGAGCTGGTCATCAACCCTGACCAGAATGAGATGGCGCGCGACTGGCAGCTGATGTTTATCAGCGTCCCGGTCATCTTTTTGATTGAAATGCTCTTCGCCACCTGGAGCTGGCAGAAACTGCGCAGCCTGACGCGCCGCCGTCATTACGCCCGCCCGGTCGCCTGGTTCTTCTTTCTGTCGTTTATCAGCAGCCACCTGGTCTATATCTGGGCGGATGCCAACTTCTATCGCCCGATCACGATGCAGCGGGCGAATCTGCCGCTCTCTTATCCGATGACCGCCCGCCGTTTCCTCGAGAAACATGGCCTGCTCGACGCCCAGGATTATCAGCGTCGTCTGGTGGAGCAAGGGGCGCCGGAGGCGGTATCGGTCCAGTATCCGCTCAGCAACCTGCGCTACCGTGATCTCGGCGCGGGCTACAACGTGCTGCTGATCACCGTCGACAACCTGAACTATTCGCGGTTTGAAAAGACCATGCCGGCGCTGGCGGCGTTCGCCAAAGAGAACGTCAATTTTACCCAGCATATGAGTTCGGGTAATACCGCCGACAGCGGCCTGTTTGGCCTGTTCTACGGTATTTCACCAGGCTATATGGACGGTGTCCTCTCGGCGCGTATTCCCGCCGCGTTGATCACCGCCCTCAACCAGCAGGGCTACCAGCTGGGCCTGTTCTCCTCCGATGGGTTTAGCAGCCCGCTCTATCGCCAGGCGCTGCTCTCCGACTTCTCGCTACCGAGCGCGAAGACTCAGAGCGACGAACAGACGGCCAATCAGTGGATCGGCTGGCTGGACCGTTACGCGCAGGATGAGAATCGCTGGTTCTCGTGGATCTCGCTCAACGGCACCACCCTCGACGACACGCAGCAACAGGGCTTTGTCCGCCGTTACAGCAAGGCGGCAGGTGATGTTGACGCCCAAATTGATCGGGTGCTGACCGCGCTACGCGCAGCCGGCAAGCTCGACAACACGGTGGTGATTATCACTGGCGGCCACGGCAAGCCGCTTAACGTCAAACACGACTCGTTCGACTGGTCGCGCGAGCAGTTGCAGGTGCCGCTGGTTATTCACTGGCCGGGCACGCCGGCGCAGGAAATTGCCACGCTGACCGATAACAAAGATGTAATGACCACGCTGATGCAGCGCCTGCTCCACGTTTCGACGCCAGCCAATGAGTACTCGCAGGGTGAAGATCTGTTCAGCGCCGCACGACGTCGGAACTGGGTCACCGCGGCCAACGGCGATACGCTGGCCATTACCACCCCGACCATCACCGTGGTCCTCAACCATAACGGCACCTATACCACCTGGAGCCGCGACGGCGAGAAAATTAAAGATCAGAAACCGCAGCTCAGCCTGTTGCTGCAGGTCCTGACTGACGAAAAACGCTTTATCGCTAACTGA
- a CDS encoding YejL family protein has product MPQISRYSDQQVEQLLSELTNVLESHKAPVDLSLMVLGNMVTNLINSSVAPAQRQAIARSFAQALQSSINDDPAH; this is encoded by the coding sequence ATGCCGCAAATTTCCCGCTATAGCGATCAACAGGTCGAACAGTTGCTCAGCGAGCTAACGAACGTCCTGGAATCACACAAAGCCCCGGTTGACCTTTCACTGATGGTGTTAGGCAATATGGTGACCAACCTGATCAACAGTAGCGTCGCGCCGGCGCAGCGTCAGGCCATCGCCCGTTCTTTCGCGCAGGCTTTGCAGTCTTCCATTAACGACGATCCGGCGCATTAA
- the yejK gene encoding nucleoid-associated protein YejK, which translates to MSLDIDQIALHQLIKRDEQNLELVLRESLLEPNATVVEMMAELHRVYSAKSKAYGLFNEESELAQALRLQRQGEEEFLAFSRAATGRLRDELAKYPFAEGGIVLFCQYRYLAVEYLLVAVLNNLSSMRVNEELDIRSTHYLDINHADIVARIDLTEWETNPESTRYLTFLKGRVGRKVADFFMDFLGASEGLNAKAQNRGLLQAVDDFAADAQLDKSERQNVRQQVYAYCNEQLQAGEEIELESLSKELAGVSEKSFQEFTAAQGYELEESFPADRSTLRQLTKFAGSGGGLTINFDAMLLGERVFWDPATDTLTIKGTPPNLRDQLQRRTSGGN; encoded by the coding sequence ATGAGTCTGGATATCGACCAGATTGCCCTGCATCAGTTAATCAAACGTGATGAACAAAATCTGGAGCTGGTGCTGCGCGAGTCACTGCTGGAGCCGAATGCGACGGTCGTCGAGATGATGGCTGAACTGCACCGGGTCTATAGCGCCAAAAGCAAAGCCTATGGCCTGTTCAATGAAGAGAGTGAACTGGCGCAGGCGCTGCGTCTGCAGCGTCAGGGGGAAGAAGAGTTTCTGGCGTTCAGCCGCGCGGCGACTGGTCGTCTGCGCGATGAACTGGCGAAATACCCGTTCGCCGAAGGGGGCATTGTCCTCTTCTGCCAGTATCGTTACCTGGCGGTCGAGTATCTGCTGGTGGCGGTGCTCAATAACCTGAGCAGTATGCGCGTCAACGAGGAGCTGGATATCCGCTCGACCCATTACCTGGATATTAACCATGCTGATATCGTCGCGCGCATCGATTTAACCGAGTGGGAAACCAACCCGGAGTCGACCCGCTATCTGACCTTCCTGAAAGGGCGGGTAGGGCGCAAAGTGGCCGATTTCTTTATGGATTTCCTCGGCGCCAGCGAAGGGCTTAACGCCAAAGCGCAGAACCGCGGCCTGCTGCAGGCGGTGGATGACTTCGCCGCCGATGCTCAGCTTGATAAATCCGAGCGACAGAATGTGCGTCAGCAGGTCTACGCGTACTGTAACGAACAGCTGCAGGCCGGGGAAGAGATTGAGCTGGAGTCACTGTCCAAAGAGCTCGCCGGCGTCAGCGAAAAGAGCTTCCAGGAATTCACTGCCGCGCAGGGCTATGAGCTGGAAGAGAGCTTCCCGGCGGATCGCAGCACCTTACGCCAGCTGACCAAGTTTGCCGGCAGCGGCGGCGGATTGACCATTAACTTCGACGCCATGCTGTTAGGTGAACGCGTATTCTGGGATCCCGCCACCGATACCCTGACCATTAAGGGCACCCCGCCGAACCTGCGCGACCAGCTGCAGCGCCGGACGTCCGGCGGCAATTAA
- a CDS encoding DeoR/GlpR family DNA-binding transcription regulator — protein sequence MLASQRKQQILQILTEEKQVMSGELSQRFNVSEDSIRRDLRELAAEGKLQRVHGGALPVSAAIAPIETRKSVQIASKQAVARAAAALIQPGQVVIVDGGTTTAAMIGFLPAELNCTVVTHSPGIAVALVDHPRIEVILLGGKVFKHSVVAVGAETLAGMARINADLFFMGVTGIHPRAGFTTGDYEEAGIKRALAARAAETVVMASREKLNAASAFAIGELSLASTLIVDGEPDAALRQQLVQCGVEIIPVQR from the coding sequence ATGCTCGCCAGTCAGAGAAAACAGCAGATCCTCCAGATCCTCACCGAGGAAAAACAGGTGATGTCCGGGGAGCTAAGCCAGCGGTTCAACGTATCCGAGGACTCCATTCGCCGCGATCTGCGCGAGCTGGCGGCGGAAGGAAAACTGCAGCGGGTCCACGGCGGCGCACTGCCGGTTTCTGCCGCTATTGCGCCTATTGAAACGCGCAAAAGCGTGCAGATCGCCTCCAAGCAGGCGGTCGCCCGCGCCGCCGCTGCGCTGATCCAGCCTGGACAGGTGGTGATTGTCGATGGCGGCACCACCACTGCAGCAATGATCGGCTTTTTACCTGCGGAACTGAACTGTACGGTGGTCACCCACAGCCCCGGCATCGCCGTGGCGCTGGTGGACCACCCGCGAATCGAGGTGATCCTGCTCGGGGGCAAAGTGTTTAAACATTCGGTCGTCGCTGTGGGCGCCGAGACGCTGGCGGGTATGGCGCGGATCAATGCCGATCTGTTCTTTATGGGGGTGACCGGCATCCACCCGCGGGCAGGTTTCACTACCGGTGATTATGAAGAAGCGGGCATCAAACGCGCACTGGCGGCCAGAGCGGCGGAAACCGTGGTGATGGCGTCCCGGGAGAAGCTCAACGCCGCGTCAGCCTTTGCCATCGGCGAACTGAGCCTCGCCAGTACGCTTATCGTCGACGGTGAACCCGACGCCGCGCTGCGCCAGCAGCTGGTGCAGTGCGGCGTGGAGATCATCCCCGTTCAGCGATAG
- a CDS encoding NUDIX domain-containing protein produces the protein MQTHAPHVRHVRETLLSDNWYTLKKYTFELLRRDGRWQEQSREAYDRGNGAVILLYNREKRTVVLTRQFRFPVFTHGHDGYLIEAAAGLLDNASPEARIVAEAEEETGFRVTRVEPVFTVFMSPGSVTEKLYFFIAEYQADDRRGDGGGLAAEGEDIEVLEWPLARALQAIRDGEIMDAKTIMLLQHLALNADTLLAS, from the coding sequence ATGCAAACTCACGCACCGCACGTCCGCCACGTTCGCGAGACGCTGCTCTCTGACAATTGGTACACCCTGAAAAAATATACTTTTGAACTGCTGCGCCGGGACGGCCGCTGGCAGGAGCAGAGCCGGGAAGCCTATGACCGCGGCAACGGCGCGGTCATTTTACTCTATAACCGTGAGAAGCGGACGGTGGTCCTGACGCGCCAGTTCCGATTTCCGGTATTTACCCACGGTCACGATGGGTATCTGATTGAGGCTGCCGCCGGGCTGCTGGATAACGCCTCGCCGGAGGCGCGGATCGTTGCCGAAGCGGAAGAGGAGACCGGCTTTCGCGTGACGCGGGTCGAACCCGTCTTCACTGTCTTTATGAGTCCAGGCTCCGTGACCGAGAAGCTCTACTTTTTTATCGCGGAATATCAGGCCGATGACCGTCGGGGCGACGGCGGCGGGTTGGCGGCAGAAGGTGAGGATATTGAAGTGCTGGAGTGGCCGCTGGCGCGGGCGCTGCAGGCTATTCGCGATGGCGAGATCATGGATGCGAAAACGATAATGCTGTTGCAGCATCTGGCGCTGAATGCCGATACGCTCCTCGCCAGCTAA